The Streptomyces nitrosporeus genome includes a window with the following:
- a CDS encoding tetratricopeptide repeat protein, translating into MQPRNMSMSGVVDLAAVKAAGEAKAKAEQARAESARTGGGGAVSPSALVIDVDEAGFESDVLQRSTEVPVVIDFWAEWCEPCKQLGPLLERLAVEYNGRFVLAKVDVDANQMLMQQFGIQGIPAVFAVVAGQALPLFQGAAPESQIRQTLDQLVQVAEERFGLTGIAVDPDAAGDSGAAPAEVPAGPYDALLESAVQALDAGDFGGAVQAYRNVLADDPANTEAKLGLAQAQLLGRVADLDPQQTRTLAAEKPADPAAQMAAADLDLVGGHVEDAFGRLVETVRRTFGEDRDLVRVRLLELFEVVGPDDPRVIAARTALARVLF; encoded by the coding sequence ATGCAGCCTAGGAACATGTCCATGAGCGGCGTCGTCGACCTCGCCGCTGTGAAGGCGGCCGGAGAGGCCAAGGCGAAGGCCGAGCAGGCACGCGCCGAGTCCGCCCGCACGGGTGGCGGCGGCGCGGTCTCCCCGTCCGCCCTGGTGATCGACGTCGATGAGGCGGGCTTCGAGAGCGACGTCCTCCAGCGTTCCACCGAAGTCCCGGTCGTCATCGACTTCTGGGCCGAGTGGTGCGAGCCCTGCAAGCAGCTCGGCCCGCTCCTGGAGCGCCTCGCCGTCGAGTACAACGGCCGCTTCGTGCTGGCCAAGGTCGACGTCGACGCCAACCAGATGCTGATGCAGCAGTTCGGGATCCAGGGCATCCCCGCGGTCTTCGCCGTCGTCGCGGGGCAGGCCCTCCCGCTCTTCCAGGGCGCCGCCCCGGAGAGCCAGATCCGCCAGACACTGGACCAGCTGGTCCAGGTCGCCGAGGAGCGCTTCGGACTCACCGGGATCGCGGTCGACCCGGACGCCGCCGGCGACTCCGGCGCCGCCCCGGCCGAGGTCCCCGCCGGTCCTTACGACGCACTGCTGGAATCGGCCGTACAGGCGCTGGACGCCGGTGACTTCGGCGGCGCCGTCCAGGCGTACAGGAACGTGCTGGCCGACGACCCGGCCAACACCGAGGCCAAGCTGGGCCTCGCCCAGGCCCAGCTCCTCGGCAGGGTCGCGGACCTCGACCCGCAGCAGACGCGCACCCTGGCCGCGGAGAAGCCGGCCGACCCGGCGGCGCAGATGGCCGCCGCCGACCTGGACCTGGTCGGCGGTCATGTCGAGGACGCCTTCGGCCGCCTCGTCGAGACGGTCCGCCGCACCTTCGGCGAGGACCGGGACCTCGTACGGGTGCGCCTGCTGGAGCTCTTCGAGGTGGTCGGTCCCGACGACCCGCGGGTGATCGCCGCGCGGACGGCTCTGGCCCGGGTCTTGTTCTGA
- a CDS encoding TetR/AcrR family transcriptional regulator codes for MPSRPLTEPPRPGRPRSAAADAAILEATRASLVDLGWSKLTMGEVASRAGVAKTTLYRRWAGKNELVVDAVAVLFDELELPDLGSLAADVQAVVLQFAALLERPETKTALMAVVAESTRDTALRDRIRNSIVARQKRLVLQGRERAQRRGELPVEPDTATAGRTADLIFDVIAGAVVHRALVSAEPVDADWARRFTLLLLTGLRSAASHGGG; via the coding sequence ATGCCGAGCCGCCCTCTCACCGAACCCCCCCGGCCGGGACGCCCGCGCAGCGCCGCGGCCGACGCCGCGATCCTGGAGGCGACCCGCGCCTCGCTGGTCGACCTCGGCTGGTCGAAGCTGACGATGGGTGAGGTGGCGAGCCGGGCGGGCGTGGCCAAGACCACCCTCTACCGGCGCTGGGCCGGCAAGAACGAACTGGTGGTGGACGCGGTCGCGGTCCTCTTCGACGAGCTGGAACTGCCCGACCTCGGGAGCCTGGCGGCCGATGTGCAGGCCGTGGTCCTCCAGTTCGCGGCGCTGCTGGAGCGCCCGGAGACGAAGACGGCCCTGATGGCGGTGGTCGCCGAGTCGACGCGTGACACGGCCCTGCGGGACCGGATACGGAACTCGATCGTGGCCCGGCAGAAGCGTCTGGTGCTCCAGGGGCGCGAGCGCGCCCAGCGGCGCGGCGAGCTGCCCGTCGAACCGGACACCGCGACGGCGGGCCGGACCGCCGACCTGATCTTCGACGTGATCGCCGGCGCGGTGGTGCACCGGGCGCTGGTGAGCGCCGAGCCCGTCGATGCCGACTGGGCCCGGCGTTTCACCCTGCTGCTGCTGACGGGGCTGAGGTCCGCCGCCTCCCACGGCGGCGGGTGA
- a CDS encoding acyl-CoA mutase large subunit family protein codes for MDADAIEEGRRRWQARYDKARKRDADFSTLSGDPVEPVYGPRPGDTYEGFERIGWPGEYPFTRGLYPTGYRGRTWTIRQFAGFGNAEQTNERYKMILAAGGGGLSVAFDMPTLMGRDSDDPRSLGEVGHCGVAIDSAADMEVLFGGIPLGDVTTSMTISGPAVPVFCMYLVAAERQGVDPGVLNGTLQTDIFKEYIAQKEWLFQPEPHLRLIGDLMEHCARDIPAYKPLSVSGYHIREAGATAAQELAYTLADGFGYVELGLSRGLDVDTFAPGLSFFFDAHLDFFEEIAKFRAARRIWARWMKETYGAKTDKAQWLRFHTQTAGVSLTAQQPYNNVVRTAVEALSAVLGGTNSLHTNALDETLALPSEQAAEIALRTQQVLMEETGVANVADPLGGSWYVEQLTDRIEAEAEKIFEQIKERGTRAHPDGRHPVGPITSGILRGIEDGWFTGEIAESAFRYQRALEKGEKRVVGVNAHHGSVTGDLEILRVSHEVEREQVRELAARKERRDDTAVRGALDAMLAAARDGSNMIAPMLDAVRAEATLGEICGALREEWGVYTEPPGF; via the coding sequence ATGGACGCTGACGCTATCGAGGAGGGCCGCCGCCGCTGGCAGGCCCGTTACGACAAGGCCCGCAAGCGTGACGCGGACTTCAGCACGCTCTCCGGAGACCCGGTCGAGCCGGTGTACGGGCCGCGCCCCGGTGACACCTACGAGGGCTTCGAGCGGATCGGCTGGCCCGGCGAGTACCCCTTCACCCGGGGGCTGTACCCGACCGGCTACCGGGGCCGCACCTGGACCATCCGCCAGTTCGCCGGTTTCGGCAACGCCGAGCAGACCAACGAGCGCTACAAGATGATCCTCGCGGCGGGCGGCGGGGGGCTCAGCGTCGCCTTCGACATGCCGACCCTGATGGGCCGCGACTCCGACGACCCCCGCTCGCTGGGCGAGGTCGGCCACTGCGGCGTCGCCATCGACTCCGCCGCCGACATGGAGGTCCTCTTCGGGGGCATCCCGCTCGGCGACGTCACCACCTCGATGACGATCAGCGGGCCCGCCGTCCCGGTCTTCTGCATGTACCTGGTCGCCGCCGAGCGCCAGGGGGTCGACCCGGGGGTGCTCAACGGCACGCTCCAGACCGACATCTTCAAGGAGTACATCGCGCAGAAGGAGTGGCTCTTCCAGCCCGAGCCCCATCTGCGCCTGATCGGCGACCTCATGGAGCACTGCGCCCGCGACATCCCGGCGTACAAACCGCTCTCCGTCTCCGGCTACCACATCCGCGAGGCCGGGGCCACGGCCGCGCAGGAGCTCGCCTACACGCTGGCCGACGGCTTCGGCTACGTGGAACTGGGCCTCTCCCGGGGCCTGGACGTCGACACCTTCGCCCCCGGGCTCTCCTTCTTCTTCGACGCGCACCTCGACTTCTTCGAGGAGATCGCCAAGTTCCGCGCCGCCCGCCGGATCTGGGCCCGCTGGATGAAGGAGACGTACGGCGCGAAGACCGACAAGGCGCAGTGGCTGCGCTTCCACACCCAGACCGCCGGCGTCTCGCTCACCGCCCAGCAGCCGTACAACAACGTCGTACGCACCGCGGTCGAGGCCCTCTCCGCCGTGCTCGGCGGCACCAACTCGCTGCACACCAACGCCCTGGACGAGACGCTCGCCCTGCCCTCGGAGCAGGCGGCGGAGATCGCCCTGCGCACCCAGCAGGTCCTCATGGAGGAGACCGGCGTCGCCAACGTCGCCGACCCGCTGGGCGGTTCCTGGTACGTCGAGCAGCTCACCGACCGCATCGAGGCCGAGGCCGAGAAGATCTTCGAGCAGATCAAGGAGCGCGGCACCCGGGCCCACCCGGACGGCAGGCACCCCGTCGGGCCCATCACCTCGGGCATCCTGCGCGGTATCGAGGACGGCTGGTTCACCGGGGAGATCGCCGAATCCGCCTTCCGCTACCAGCGGGCCCTGGAGAAGGGCGAGAAGCGCGTGGTCGGCGTCAACGCCCACCACGGCTCGGTGACCGGGGACCTGGAGATCCTCCGCGTCAGCCACGAGGTCGAGCGCGAGCAGGTGCGCGAGCTCGCCGCCCGCAAGGAGCGCCGTGACGACACGGCGGTCCGCGGCGCGCTGGACGCGATGCTGGCCGCCGCCCGCGACGGCTCCAACATGATCGCCCCGATGCTCGACGCCGTACGCGCCGAGGCCACCCTGGGCGAGATCTGCGGGGCGCTGCGCGAGGAGTGGGGCGTCTACACGGAGCCGCCGGGCTTCTGA
- a CDS encoding DUF3817 domain-containing protein, which produces MKRSVLTRYRVMAYVTAVMLLILCVCMVFKYGFDTGEGATLVVSQVHGVLYIIYLVFAFDLGSKAKWPVGKLLWVLVSGTIPTAAFFVERKVVREVEPLVEGGAARQPVKA; this is translated from the coding sequence ATGAAACGCAGCGTGCTGACCCGCTATCGGGTGATGGCCTACGTCACCGCCGTCATGTTGTTGATCCTCTGCGTCTGCATGGTCTTCAAGTACGGATTCGACACCGGCGAGGGCGCGACCCTGGTGGTCTCCCAGGTCCACGGTGTGCTCTACATCATCTACCTGGTCTTCGCCTTCGACCTCGGTTCCAAGGCGAAGTGGCCGGTGGGCAAGCTGCTCTGGGTGCTGGTCTCCGGCACCATCCCGACGGCCGCGTTCTTCGTCGAGCGCAAGGTCGTCCGCGAGGTCGAGCCGCTGGTCGAGGGCGGCGCGGCCCGGCAGCCCGTGAAGGCCTGA
- a CDS encoding MarR family winged helix-turn-helix transcriptional regulator: MPKPLSLPFDPIARAEELWRRRWGPVPSMGAITSIMRAQQILLAEVDAVVKPYGLTFARYEALVLLTFSQAGELPMSKIGERLMVHPTSVTNTVDRLMRSGLVAKRPNPNDGRGTLASITDRGREVVEAATRDLMAMDFGLGVYDAEECDEIFAMLRPLRVAAQDFDDEG, encoded by the coding sequence GTGCCGAAGCCGCTCAGCCTCCCCTTCGACCCCATCGCCCGCGCCGAGGAACTCTGGCGGCGCCGCTGGGGGCCGGTGCCCTCCATGGGCGCGATCACCTCGATCATGCGTGCGCAGCAGATCCTGCTCGCCGAGGTCGACGCGGTGGTCAAGCCGTACGGGCTGACCTTCGCCCGGTACGAGGCGCTGGTCCTGCTGACCTTCTCCCAGGCCGGCGAGCTGCCGATGTCCAAGATCGGCGAGCGGCTGATGGTGCATCCCACCTCCGTCACCAACACGGTCGACCGGCTGATGCGCTCCGGGCTGGTCGCCAAGCGGCCCAACCCCAACGACGGCCGCGGCACCCTCGCCTCCATCACCGACAGGGGCCGCGAGGTCGTCGAGGCGGCCACCCGGGACCTGATGGCGATGGACTTCGGCCTCGGGGTCTACGACGCCGAGGAGTGCGACGAGATCTTCGCGATGCTGCGCCCGCTCCGGGTGGCCGCCCAGGACTTCGACGACGAGGGGTGA
- a CDS encoding MFS transporter, with translation MPKDDRTQTGTPRVPPAPVTASPASATAPPVSATAPPVSATAPPAPATVPPAHVPEPRDPHGPSRERGPGDGAGGGYRAVFRVREFRAVFAAHLLSLLGVTVSELALTVLVYDLTGSPLLSALTFALGFLPYVVGGTLFAGVADRYPARRVLVVCDLVCACCVALMVLPGTPVGALLALRCAVAAVAPVFTGTRTAALTDILGEGDLYVLGRSLLRIVSQSALLAGFGAGGILLTALSPRGAITVTAGTFCCSALLLRLGTAARPARSAAAGEGGGTLLRDSLAGARTVLADRRIRALLLLFWVPAFFVVAPEALAAPYADAIGAGPAALGLLMCAMAVGHIGAELWAGSALTPRTRSRIVLPVAALGLLPLTLYASRPGMVLALAALALAGAGAAYVIGLDQWFLDAVPEALRGRAMTLLTAGLMTVQGLGMALAGLAAEFFPVHQVVTASGAAGTLCTLLVVREVRAVRTRPGEQRSGTEGRDGTERHMTSG, from the coding sequence ATGCCGAAAGACGACCGTACGCAGACGGGTACACCCCGCGTCCCTCCCGCCCCCGTGACGGCCTCTCCGGCCTCCGCCACGGCTCCTCCGGTCTCCGCCACGGCTCCTCCGGTCTCCGCCACGGCCCCTCCCGCCCCCGCCACGGTCCCTCCGGCGCACGTCCCGGAGCCCCGCGACCCGCACGGTCCGAGCCGGGAGCGGGGCCCCGGCGACGGGGCTGGCGGCGGCTACCGGGCGGTGTTCCGGGTGCGGGAGTTCCGGGCGGTGTTCGCGGCGCACCTGCTCTCGCTGCTCGGCGTCACCGTCAGCGAACTCGCCCTCACCGTCCTGGTCTACGACCTCACCGGCTCACCCCTGCTCTCCGCCCTCACCTTCGCCCTGGGCTTCCTCCCCTACGTCGTCGGCGGCACCCTCTTCGCCGGGGTCGCCGACCGCTACCCCGCCCGCCGCGTCCTCGTCGTCTGCGACCTGGTCTGCGCCTGCTGCGTCGCCCTCATGGTGCTGCCCGGCACCCCCGTCGGAGCGCTTCTCGCGCTGCGGTGCGCCGTGGCGGCGGTCGCGCCCGTGTTCACCGGGACGCGCACCGCCGCCCTCACCGACATCCTCGGCGAGGGCGACCTCTACGTCCTGGGCCGCTCGCTGCTGCGGATCGTCTCCCAGTCCGCCCTGCTCGCCGGGTTCGGCGCCGGCGGGATCCTGCTGACCGCGCTGTCGCCGCGCGGCGCGATCACGGTCACCGCCGGCACCTTCTGCTGCTCGGCCCTGCTGCTCCGCCTCGGCACCGCCGCCCGGCCGGCCAGGTCGGCCGCGGCCGGGGAGGGCGGCGGGACGCTGCTGAGGGACTCCCTCGCCGGCGCCCGGACCGTCCTCGCCGACCGCCGCATCCGGGCCCTGCTGCTGCTCTTCTGGGTGCCCGCCTTCTTCGTCGTCGCCCCGGAGGCCCTGGCCGCGCCCTACGCCGACGCCATCGGCGCGGGACCCGCGGCCCTGGGACTGCTGATGTGCGCGATGGCCGTCGGCCACATCGGGGCGGAACTCTGGGCGGGGTCCGCCCTCACCCCCCGTACCCGCTCCCGGATCGTGCTGCCCGTGGCCGCCCTCGGGCTGCTCCCCCTCACGCTGTACGCCTCCCGCCCCGGCATGGTGCTCGCCCTCGCCGCCCTGGCCCTGGCCGGGGCGGGCGCGGCGTACGTCATCGGGCTCGACCAGTGGTTCCTGGACGCGGTGCCCGAGGCGCTGAGGGGGCGGGCGATGACGCTGCTCACCGCCGGGCTGATGACGGTCCAGGGCCTGGGCATGGCCCTCGCCGGACTGGCCGCGGAGTTCTTCCCGGTCCACCAGGTCGTCACCGCCTCGGGGGCGGCCGGCACCCTCTGCACGCTGCTGGTCGTCCGGGAGGTCCGCGCCGTGCGGACGCGACCCGGGGAACAAAGGTCCGGTACCGAAGGGCGAGACGGTACGGAACGCCATATGACCAGTGGGTAA
- a CDS encoding ArsR/SmtB family transcription factor encodes MPFHLHFGESDLLRCRFALSPLWETQEAVRTLARPGRHGYHLPWLRRVGEAAAGLDLTPLWRLMPEGGHNPDFLCPPPIGPLATFGEEIAAVRAVDPAVARQDMALALADMPGGLGSPAGRRMLDDPARTVQELADLLEQAWRLMVEPHWPRLRALLEADIAYHSRRLAEAGFERLLGELSPQLRWTGSTLTVTGTRGNHTRVLGGEGLILMPSVFVWPDVVGGYEPPWLPAVIYPARGIGGLWAKAADRTPDALARLLGRGRADVLCALGEPAGTTALAHRLSLAPSSVSEHLSVLRAAGLLTSRRYGHQVLYERTPLGIALTAGAP; translated from the coding sequence GTGCCCTTCCACCTGCATTTCGGCGAGAGCGACCTGCTCCGCTGCCGCTTCGCGCTCTCCCCTCTCTGGGAGACGCAGGAAGCCGTACGCACCCTCGCCCGGCCCGGGCGGCACGGGTACCACCTGCCGTGGCTGCGCCGCGTCGGGGAGGCCGCCGCCGGGCTGGACCTGACGCCGCTGTGGCGGCTGATGCCCGAGGGCGGGCACAATCCCGACTTCCTCTGTCCGCCGCCGATCGGCCCGCTGGCCACCTTCGGGGAGGAGATCGCCGCCGTCCGCGCGGTCGATCCGGCGGTGGCCCGGCAGGACATGGCCCTGGCCCTCGCCGACATGCCCGGCGGCCTCGGCTCGCCCGCCGGGCGGCGGATGCTGGACGACCCGGCACGGACGGTCCAGGAGCTGGCGGATCTGCTGGAACAGGCCTGGCGGCTGATGGTCGAACCGCACTGGCCGCGGCTGCGCGCCCTGCTGGAGGCCGATATCGCCTACCACTCGCGGCGTCTGGCCGAGGCCGGTTTCGAGCGGCTGCTGGGTGAGCTGAGTCCGCAGCTGCGCTGGACCGGTTCGACGCTCACCGTCACCGGCACGCGCGGGAACCACACCCGGGTGCTCGGCGGGGAGGGGCTGATCCTGATGCCCAGCGTCTTCGTCTGGCCGGATGTCGTCGGAGGGTACGAGCCGCCCTGGCTGCCCGCGGTGATCTACCCGGCCCGCGGTATCGGCGGGCTCTGGGCAAAGGCCGCGGACCGCACCCCCGACGCGCTGGCCCGGCTGCTCGGGCGGGGCCGCGCCGACGTGCTGTGCGCGCTCGGCGAACCGGCCGGGACGACGGCGCTGGCGCACCGGCTCTCGCTCGCGCCCTCCTCCGTGTCGGAGCACCTGTCGGTGCTGCGCGCCGCGGGCCTGCTCACCTCGCGCCGGTACGGCCACCAGGTGCTGTACGAGCGCACCCCGCTGGGCATCGCGCTGACGGCAGGGGCCCCGTGA
- a CDS encoding MTH1187 family thiamine-binding protein gives MIVAFSVSPLGVGEDVGEYVADAVRVVRASGLPNRTDAMFTSLEGEWDEVMAVVKQAVAAVEARAGRVSLVLKADIRPGVTDGLTAKVETVERHLAR, from the coding sequence GTGATCGTCGCCTTCTCCGTCAGCCCGCTCGGCGTCGGCGAGGACGTCGGGGAGTACGTGGCCGACGCGGTCCGCGTGGTCCGCGCGTCGGGGCTGCCCAACCGCACGGACGCGATGTTCACCTCGCTCGAAGGTGAGTGGGACGAGGTGATGGCGGTGGTCAAACAGGCCGTCGCCGCCGTCGAGGCCCGGGCCGGCCGGGTCTCCCTCGTCCTCAAGGCGGACATCCGGCCGGGGGTCACCGACGGACTGACCGCCAAGGTCGAGACGGTGGAGCGCCACCTGGCGCGGTGA
- a CDS encoding DUF3817 domain-containing protein, which translates to MDIKTASALHRLRLISLPEALSFPALLIFGSLLMRVSDIDFLMPPLGALHGLLFTIYVIFLIDVWVKAKWPLKRVALFFLLAVVPFGGLYGEKLLKKYEADGVIAARARAEGTVNA; encoded by the coding sequence GTGGACATCAAGACCGCTTCCGCCCTGCACCGGCTGCGCCTCATCTCGCTTCCCGAGGCGCTGTCCTTCCCGGCGCTGCTCATCTTCGGCTCGCTGCTCATGCGGGTCTCCGACATCGACTTCCTGATGCCGCCCCTCGGCGCGCTGCACGGCCTCCTCTTCACGATCTACGTGATCTTCCTGATCGACGTGTGGGTCAAGGCCAAGTGGCCGCTCAAGCGCGTCGCCCTGTTCTTCCTGCTCGCCGTCGTGCCCTTCGGCGGCCTCTACGGCGAGAAGCTGCTGAAGAAGTACGAGGCCGACGGCGTCATCGCCGCCCGCGCCCGCGCCGAGGGCACGGTGAACGCGTGA
- a CDS encoding AIM24 family protein — protein MFRLQGSKTLAVDLTGDAVKAKNGSMVAYDGRMAFKKMTGGGEGLRGMVTRRLTGEQMTVMEVRGEGTCYFADRASEISLVTLHGDKLYVEASNLLAADAGLRTGTTFTGMRGQASGNGLFTTTVEGTGRAAIMSDGTAVVLRVTPQYPLQVDPGAYIAHQGSLQQHFQSGVNFRTFIGEGSGEAFQIRFEGDGLVYVQPSERNTLGGDV, from the coding sequence ATGTTCCGGCTCCAGGGGAGCAAGACGCTCGCCGTCGATCTGACGGGCGACGCGGTGAAGGCGAAGAACGGCTCGATGGTCGCGTACGACGGCCGGATGGCCTTCAAGAAGATGACCGGCGGCGGTGAGGGCCTGCGGGGCATGGTGACCCGCAGACTGACGGGTGAGCAGATGACGGTGATGGAGGTGCGCGGGGAGGGCACCTGCTATTTCGCGGACCGGGCGAGCGAGATCAGCCTCGTCACCCTGCACGGCGACAAGCTGTACGTCGAGGCGAGCAACCTGCTCGCGGCGGACGCCGGGCTGCGTACCGGGACGACGTTCACCGGCATGCGCGGACAGGCGAGCGGCAACGGCCTGTTCACCACCACCGTCGAGGGCACCGGCCGGGCCGCGATCATGTCGGACGGCACGGCCGTGGTGCTGCGGGTCACCCCGCAGTACCCGCTCCAGGTGGACCCGGGCGCCTACATCGCCCATCAGGGCAGTCTCCAGCAGCACTTCCAGTCCGGGGTCAACTTCCGTACGTTCATCGGCGAGGGGTCGGGCGAGGCCTTCCAGATCCGCTTCGAGGGCGACGGCCTGGTCTACGTCCAGCCCAGCGAGCGGAACACCCTCGGGGGTGACGTCTGA
- a CDS encoding AIM24 family protein: MPFREINSKMVEATVAPGQRMFSRRGAMLAYRGEVSFTPSIQGGQGGPAAMIGRRVAGEAAPLMTVEGSGTVMFGHGGHHIQVIGLSGDTLYVEADRLLAFDGSLQQGTLFMGSQGGVMGMVRGQVTGQGLFTTTLTGHGAVAVMAHGGVIELPITQGRPVHVDPQAYVAHHGQVTNKLSTALGWRDMVGRGSGEAFQLELSGNGAVYVQASEEKL, encoded by the coding sequence ATGCCGTTCCGCGAGATCAACTCGAAGATGGTCGAGGCCACGGTGGCCCCCGGCCAGAGGATGTTCAGCCGGCGGGGCGCCATGCTGGCGTACCGCGGCGAGGTGTCCTTCACCCCGAGCATCCAGGGCGGCCAGGGCGGTCCGGCCGCGATGATCGGCCGGCGGGTGGCGGGTGAGGCGGCCCCGCTGATGACGGTCGAGGGCAGCGGCACGGTGATGTTCGGCCACGGCGGCCACCACATCCAGGTGATCGGCCTGTCCGGCGACACCCTGTACGTCGAGGCCGACCGGCTGCTCGCCTTCGACGGCTCGCTCCAGCAGGGCACCCTGTTCATGGGCTCGCAGGGCGGGGTGATGGGCATGGTGCGCGGCCAGGTGACCGGGCAGGGTTTGTTCACCACGACCCTGACGGGTCACGGCGCGGTGGCGGTGATGGCGCACGGCGGTGTGATCGAGCTGCCGATCACGCAGGGCCGCCCGGTGCACGTGGACCCGCAGGCCTACGTCGCCCACCACGGGCAGGTCACCAACAAGCTGTCCACCGCGCTCGGCTGGCGGGACATGGTGGGACGCGGCTCCGGCGAGGCGTTCCAGCTGGAGCTCAGCGGCAACGGCGCGGTGTACGTACAGGCGTCGGAGGAAAAGCTGTGA
- a CDS encoding AIM24 family protein: MSTPVIFDPATLPSDDNVNAYTFCVELKGSQWFLQKGKMIAYYGRIDFNGIGHGRFDRLIRTSFHSPLHASDWVVAEGSGKMLLADRAFDVNSFDLEDGNLTIRSGSLLAYQPTLALKQSIVPGFLTLIGTGKFVAASNGPVVFMEPPLRVDPQALVGWADCPSPCHHYDHGYMTGVLGGLRSLTGFGGTSGEEHQFEFVGAGTVLLQSTEALMAEQTTGATPNQPGVPGGSPQPGTVPGRLGDLQRRFGP; encoded by the coding sequence GTGAGCACTCCCGTGATCTTCGACCCGGCGACGCTCCCGTCGGACGACAACGTCAACGCGTACACCTTCTGCGTGGAGCTCAAGGGGAGCCAGTGGTTCCTGCAGAAGGGGAAGATGATCGCCTACTACGGGCGGATCGACTTCAACGGCATCGGGCACGGCCGCTTCGACCGGCTGATCCGCACCAGCTTCCACTCCCCGCTGCACGCGAGCGACTGGGTGGTGGCCGAGGGCAGCGGCAAGATGCTGCTCGCGGACCGGGCGTTCGACGTCAACTCCTTCGACCTGGAGGACGGGAACCTCACGATCCGGTCCGGCAGCCTGCTGGCGTACCAGCCGACGCTGGCCCTGAAGCAGTCGATCGTGCCGGGCTTCCTGACCCTGATCGGTACGGGGAAGTTCGTGGCCGCGTCCAACGGGCCGGTGGTCTTCATGGAACCGCCGCTCCGGGTCGATCCGCAGGCCCTGGTGGGCTGGGCGGACTGCCCCTCGCCCTGCCACCACTACGACCACGGCTACATGACGGGGGTGCTGGGCGGGCTGCGCTCGCTGACCGGGTTCGGGGGCACCTCCGGCGAGGAGCACCAGTTCGAGTTCGTGGGCGCGGGCACGGTGCTGCTCCAGTCCACGGAAGCACTGATGGCCGAGCAGACCACCGGCGCGACCCCCAACCAGCCCGGGGTGCCCGGCGGTTCGCCTCAGCCCGGTACCGTCCCGGGGCGGCTGGGGGACCTCCAGAGGCGCTTCGGTCCGTAA
- a CDS encoding MarR family winged helix-turn-helix transcriptional regulator yields METETATRWLTEAEQYAWRTHLDVSRLLTHQLEKDLQPFGLTMNDYEILVNLSESDDQRMRMSDLATATLQSKSRLSHQITRMETAGLVRREHCESDRRGLYAVLTDLGAGTMREVAPHHVESVRRHFMDLLTPEALADLHAALTPIADHLRGERGKP; encoded by the coding sequence ATGGAAACCGAGACGGCCACCCGCTGGCTGACCGAAGCGGAGCAGTACGCCTGGCGTACCCATCTGGACGTCAGCAGGCTGCTGACCCACCAGCTGGAGAAGGATCTCCAGCCCTTCGGGCTGACCATGAACGACTACGAGATCCTGGTCAACCTCTCGGAGTCGGACGACCAGCGCATGCGGATGAGCGATCTGGCCACCGCCACCCTGCAGTCCAAGAGCAGGCTCTCCCACCAGATCACCCGCATGGAGACCGCGGGCCTGGTGCGCCGCGAACACTGCGAGTCGGACCGGCGCGGGCTGTACGCGGTCCTCACCGACCTCGGCGCCGGGACGATGCGCGAGGTCGCACCGCACCATGTCGAGTCGGTGCGCAGGCACTTCATGGACCTGCTGACGCCGGAGGCCCTCGCGGACCTGCACGCGGCGCTGACCCCGATCGCGGACCACCTGCGCGGGGAGCGCGGCAAGCCGTAG